In Drosophila innubila isolate TH190305 chromosome 2R unlocalized genomic scaffold, UK_Dinn_1.0 1_C_2R, whole genome shotgun sequence, the following are encoded in one genomic region:
- the LOC117785385 gene encoding zinc finger protein 33A produces the protein MQDAPEPEPSSSSSGKRTAKTQENAPGSGIQECSICGTSKSSSSVMDLSANNVMQRRLSRDWKLPADIINTTLQAICVECVCKLNMHSEVTRTLMQRLQRLTKASGTAAEAERQSKQCSPPIADAEVSTTGGPLPLEDVADAADVASATTSSSCSVLQAYSAQPPESPTATESGGMHNNNGNALDGWKWRTRLVCQHCERAYFRKDLYTLHVRRCWRRSTQRHHKCRVLNEASIDDNGDAEEDYNDQTLTQAPRHSRTFQCKHCVKEFAGIVALRQHQRTTHQSHHRCSLCEAEFGTKYEWELHHTICSAKQEAVQGQEVTATRSTRSRSRACSLAWYKDNEDEADDEEKGEQDDDATSVADTMYTRRMNFTGDWIVNHSRSNSNSAINLTMLYDDYVLEESQITTDKEYDLYLLDLLKTQVQLKAFSCFVPNCCYQTDTLVDLMKHDYMQHWKMSWFYCHKCGDVFTSKVFLDYHLHRQNRGFYICHKCHDEFEFQHQLDRHQVLHSKGINYHCNFCRLEFLSEAKLLAHCEHERHSPNDEPPLICIDHALSISNPVPKEPNKVRQYTMRVLDIPHIPWHSNRPMHLPQHKPFRFAIGICDFDNRNPPNCVGCM, from the exons ATGCAGGATGCCCCGGAGCCCGAGccgagcagcagcagtagcggTAAGCGGACGGCCAAAACACAAGAGAATGCGCCGGGAAGCGGTATCCAGGAGTGTTCCATCTGTGGCACATCAAAGTCCTCGTCATCCGTAATGGACTTGAGTGCCAACAATGTGATGCAGCGTCGCCTCAGCAGGGACTGGAAGTTGCCT GCAGATATCATAAATACGACACTTCAGGCGATTTGCGTGGAGTGCGTCTGTAAGTTGAACATGCACTCTGAAGTCACGCGGACGTTGATGCAGCGCCTGCAGCGTCTGACTAAGGCGAGTGGAACCGCAGCGGAGGCCGAGCGCCAGAGCAAGCAATGCAGTCCTCCCATTGCGGACGCGGAGGTGTCTACGACAGGCGGTCCACTGCCGCTGGAGGATGTcgctgatgctgctgatgtGGCTTCGGCTACAACCAGTTCGTCGTGCTCGGTGCTGCAGGCGTACTCGGCACAACCACCAGAATCTCCAACGGCCACCGAGTCGGGGGGCatgcataataataatggcaacGCCTTGGACGGCTGGAAGTGGCGTACACGGCTCGTCTGTCAGCATTGTGAGCGTGCCTATTTCCGCAAGGATCTTTATACGCTTCATGTACGTCGCTGCTGGCGTCGAAGCACGCAGCGTCATCACAAGTGTCGTGTGCTAAACGAAGCCAGCATTGACGACAATGGCGACGCCGAGGAGGATTATAACGATCAAACCTTGACACAGGCACCACGTCATTCCCGTACCTTTCAGTGCAAACATTGTGTTAAGGAATTTGCCGGAATTGTTGCGTTGCGACAGCATCAACGCACCACACACCAATCCCACCATCGGTGCAGTCTGTGCGAAGCGGAGTTTGGCACCAAATACGAGTGGGAGCTGCACCATACCATATGCAGTGCCAAGCAGGAG GCTGTGCAAGGGCAAGAAGTCACCGCCACGCGTTCGACACGTTCGCGTTCTCGGGCTTGTTCCTTGGCCTGGTATAAGGACAATGAGGATGAGGCTGACGATGAGGAGAAAGGGGAGCAGGATGACGATGCAACCTCTGTGGCTGACACGATGTACACGAGACGCATGAACTTCACTGGGGACTGGATAGTTAACCACAGtcggagcaacagcaacagcgccATCAATCTGACAATGCTCTACGATGACTATGTGTTGGAAGAGTCACAGATAACGACGGACAAGGAGTATG ATCTATATTTGCTGGATCTGCTGAAGACACAGGTGCAACTGAAAGCATTCTCTTGCTTTGTTCCCAATTGCTGCTATCAGACGGACACGTTGGTGGACCTAATGAAGCACGACTACATGCAGCACTGGAAGATGAGCTGGTTCTACTGCCACAAATGTGGCGATGTCTTCACTAGCAA gGTCTTTCTGGACTATCATCTGCATCGGCAAAATCGCGGCTTCTATATATGCCATAAGTGCCATGACGAGTTTGAGTTCCAACATCAATTGGATCGCCATCAGGTGCTGCACAGCAAGGGCATCAATTATCATTGCAACTTTTGTCGCCTGGAGTTTCTCAGTGAGGCGAAACTGTTGGCCCATTGTGAGCATGAGCGTCACAGTCCCAACGATGAGCCGCCCTTGATTTGCATTGATCATGCGCTCTCTATAAGCAATCCCGTGCCCAAGGAGCCCAACAAGGTGCGACAGTATACAATGCGGGTGCTGGACATCCCTCACATACCCTGGCACTCCAATCGACCAATGCATCTGCCACAACACAAACCCTTTCGCTTTGCCATCGGTATCTGCGATTTTGACAATCGTAATCCCCCCAATTGTGTGGGCTGCATGTAA